One genomic window of Rhodopirellula halodulae includes the following:
- the zwf gene encoding glucose-6-phosphate dehydrogenase: protein MSHTIVIFGASGDLTSRKLIPALYRLFSRGRLPESTRIVGVSRSPYEHEEWRKSLRETTSKFVGKSFDSESWDAFAPNIYYQPGDIKDADSFNALATFLEEIEEGQTTGRVYYLSTMPQLYEEAIQQMGAAGLADDSNGSRRVIIEKPFGTDLKTAQKLNQSIHEVFREDQIYRIDHYLGKETVQNIFALRFANSIFEPLWNRNYIDHVQITVAEEVVIGRRAGYYDNSGILRDMFQNHILQLMMITAMEPPVKFDAALVRDEKVKVLHSVRRMTGGDFAAQTVRGQYAGYLQEEGVPPGSQTETFAALKLYCDNWRWQGVPFFLRSGKGMSCRTTQIVIQFKNVPHQLFGGSNSKKKLGNRLVIQVQPAEGIQLHFETKVADAGMKTRTNHLDFNFQDNNCGEETPDAYQRLLLDAVQGDASLFARGDEVELAWSIIDPIIEAWRSPAAPPLHSYPTGLWGPEQCSQWMFDQNREWFDVCPVI from the coding sequence TGTGTCGCGCAGTCCCTACGAGCACGAAGAGTGGCGAAAGTCGTTGCGTGAGACGACATCGAAGTTCGTCGGCAAATCATTCGACTCCGAATCTTGGGACGCGTTTGCTCCCAACATCTACTACCAACCCGGCGACATCAAAGACGCCGATTCGTTCAATGCCTTGGCGACTTTCCTCGAAGAAATCGAAGAGGGTCAGACGACAGGACGAGTGTATTACTTGTCGACCATGCCGCAGTTGTACGAAGAAGCCATCCAGCAAATGGGTGCTGCGGGATTGGCCGATGACTCCAACGGTTCACGCCGCGTGATCATCGAAAAGCCCTTCGGCACAGATTTGAAAACCGCTCAAAAACTGAACCAATCCATCCACGAGGTTTTCCGCGAAGACCAGATCTATCGCATCGATCACTACCTCGGCAAAGAAACCGTGCAGAACATCTTTGCTCTGCGGTTTGCCAACAGCATCTTTGAACCGCTTTGGAATCGCAATTACATCGACCACGTTCAAATCACCGTGGCTGAAGAAGTCGTGATCGGCCGCCGCGCGGGCTACTACGACAACAGCGGCATCCTGCGGGACATGTTCCAGAATCATATCCTGCAATTGATGATGATCACGGCAATGGAACCGCCGGTGAAATTCGACGCGGCACTCGTGCGTGACGAAAAGGTGAAAGTCCTTCACAGCGTCCGCAGAATGACCGGAGGTGACTTCGCCGCCCAAACCGTCCGCGGCCAATACGCGGGCTACTTGCAAGAAGAAGGCGTGCCACCGGGAAGCCAAACCGAAACATTCGCGGCGTTGAAACTTTATTGTGACAACTGGCGTTGGCAGGGAGTCCCATTCTTCCTTCGCAGTGGCAAAGGCATGTCCTGCCGCACCACGCAAATTGTCATTCAATTCAAGAATGTGCCTCACCAACTCTTCGGCGGCAGCAATTCCAAGAAGAAGCTTGGCAACCGTTTGGTCATCCAAGTCCAACCGGCCGAAGGCATCCAACTGCACTTCGAAACCAAAGTCGCCGACGCGGGCATGAAGACTCGCACCAACCACTTGGACTTCAACTTCCAAGACAACAACTGCGGTGAGGAAACACCCGACGCCTATCAGCGTTTGTTGCTGGATGCGGTGCAGGGCGACGCGAGCTTGTTTGCTCGCGGGGACGAAGTCGAATTGGCCTGGAGCATCATCGATCCCATCATCGAAGCCTGGCGTAGCCCCGCCGCACCTCCGCTGCATTCCTACCCGACTGGCTTGTGGGGCCCCGAGCAATGTTCACAGTGGATGTTCGACCAAAACCGCGAATGGTTCGACGTTTGCCCAGTGATCTAG
- a CDS encoding efflux RND transporter periplasmic adaptor subunit, translating to MSYPNASTTDSANTQAAQAGGLESANAGKNANSAAKPTAAEQTVRQLAEQSRDEAEFLHRLATHLAEIHSAALVAVQDNSFPQPRMLVRNETIAANLDRDWLRQQLSEVSPSATSFVFETPNGQTDARATALGVELLPAPQSAKLMLLHDHELAPTALLPAMKQLGEFAKASRERFATPTQVDSESTESSRAIATLAGEPPAHELVNLDQAFRNVRAVMRGFHQDLDPTSTAYRIAADLPRLLACDRAAVLLPKTSSRRPKFQVRAISGSSVIDRRSPLIRSMNQLADAVAVIKRPLILPAQATSPNDEQAIDPAALSPQLIEPLEGYLDESGVHSVAMIPLFEPSQSDDPYATELGQDLSLDAPSDDELRSHANNHPPIAILMLETFSGDPATEISPAIREVADESALALSNALNHASVFALPLRRPLAAASRRAFRNWAVAISLLVMAGLSAGWLIQVDHHVVATGEARPAVRRAIFAGIDGIVDELLVSDGDHVQAGEMLVRLDNAELTREAEAISGELATATQQLSSIRALLLSGDNGDRESAQNILEQQSLENQIESLNKRLDLNQQMQSMLSIRAPFDGQVVGWRLNERLSDRPVSRGDRLLSMVQPDGPWELELKLEEFRSREVLQRYSNGDPLPIRFAIETRPTETFEAEVTSVGSVARRRADGRSVLDVVAKINEVPEDGFRGDAEVTAKIVCGKKRYLASALDDVVDWVHRNVLFRFR from the coding sequence ATGTCGTACCCGAACGCTTCCACGACCGATTCCGCCAACACGCAAGCCGCCCAGGCTGGAGGTTTGGAATCCGCGAACGCCGGGAAAAACGCGAATTCGGCGGCGAAGCCCACCGCCGCTGAGCAAACCGTGCGTCAGCTCGCCGAGCAGTCTCGCGACGAGGCGGAATTTCTTCATCGCCTGGCGACGCATCTGGCGGAGATCCACTCGGCCGCCTTGGTCGCGGTCCAAGACAACTCGTTCCCACAACCGCGCATGTTGGTTCGCAATGAAACCATCGCGGCGAACCTGGATCGCGACTGGCTGCGGCAACAACTCAGCGAGGTCTCCCCCAGCGCCACGTCGTTTGTGTTTGAAACACCAAACGGGCAAACCGATGCGAGAGCGACCGCGTTGGGAGTGGAACTGTTGCCGGCGCCGCAATCGGCGAAGTTGATGCTTCTGCACGATCACGAGCTCGCTCCGACGGCACTGCTGCCCGCAATGAAACAGTTGGGCGAATTCGCGAAAGCGTCTCGTGAACGATTCGCAACGCCAACGCAAGTGGATTCCGAATCAACCGAGTCATCACGGGCAATTGCCACGCTTGCCGGGGAACCTCCGGCGCACGAACTGGTCAACCTCGATCAAGCGTTCCGAAACGTCCGTGCGGTGATGCGAGGTTTCCATCAGGACCTCGACCCGACGTCGACCGCCTACCGCATCGCGGCTGATCTGCCGCGATTGTTGGCATGCGATCGGGCAGCGGTCTTGCTACCCAAAACTTCTTCTCGGCGACCAAAGTTTCAAGTTCGTGCGATCAGCGGATCGTCCGTGATTGATCGACGGTCCCCTTTGATTCGCAGCATGAATCAATTGGCCGACGCGGTGGCGGTCATCAAGCGTCCGTTGATCCTGCCGGCACAAGCAACGTCGCCAAACGATGAGCAAGCAATCGATCCCGCCGCGCTGTCGCCGCAATTGATCGAACCGCTCGAAGGTTATCTGGATGAATCCGGTGTGCATTCGGTAGCGATGATTCCATTGTTTGAACCATCTCAATCAGACGATCCGTATGCCACGGAACTCGGGCAAGACTTGTCGCTGGATGCTCCGTCAGATGACGAACTGAGGAGTCACGCCAACAACCATCCTCCCATTGCGATATTGATGCTGGAAACGTTTTCGGGTGATCCGGCCACCGAAATCTCTCCCGCGATTCGCGAGGTTGCCGATGAATCCGCATTGGCGCTCAGTAATGCTCTCAACCACGCCAGCGTCTTTGCATTACCTCTTCGCCGCCCGCTAGCAGCCGCCTCACGAAGAGCGTTTCGCAATTGGGCGGTGGCGATCAGCCTGTTGGTCATGGCGGGGTTGAGTGCTGGTTGGTTGATCCAAGTCGATCACCACGTCGTCGCGACTGGCGAGGCTCGTCCCGCCGTTCGCCGAGCAATTTTCGCGGGAATTGACGGCATCGTGGATGAGCTGTTGGTGTCCGATGGGGATCACGTCCAAGCCGGCGAGATGCTGGTGCGTTTGGACAATGCCGAACTGACACGTGAAGCCGAAGCCATCTCCGGTGAGCTGGCGACCGCCACCCAACAACTCAGTTCCATCCGAGCTTTGTTGCTGTCAGGGGACAATGGCGATCGAGAAAGCGCTCAAAACATTCTCGAACAACAATCGCTCGAAAACCAAATCGAATCACTGAACAAACGATTGGATTTGAATCAACAGATGCAGTCGATGCTTTCCATTCGTGCCCCGTTTGACGGGCAAGTCGTCGGTTGGCGATTGAACGAAAGGCTGAGCGACCGTCCGGTGTCCCGCGGCGACCGTTTGCTGTCGATGGTACAGCCCGACGGCCCATGGGAATTGGAACTGAAACTGGAGGAATTTCGTTCGAGAGAGGTTCTGCAGCGATATTCCAATGGCGATCCCCTGCCCATTCGATTCGCGATTGAGACTCGGCCGACGGAAACGTTCGAAGCGGAAGTCACATCGGTCGGTTCGGTCGCCCGCCGGCGTGCTGATGGACGAAGCGTGCTGGACGTCGTCGCGAAAATCAATGAAGTTCCCGAAGATGGCTTTCGTGGAGATGCGGAAGTCACCGCAAAAATCGTTTGTGGCAAGAAACGCTATCTCGCCAGTGCCTTGGACGACGTCGTGGATTGGGTTCACCGCAACGTGCTGTTTCGATTTCGCTGA